The nucleotide window acACTCAATTGTAccggacgtctttagatgcactttaataaaattttgcattcacttaaacttTAAAACCTATTccagctttgtgcacaaagtgagctccttgaaaatatggtttacatgctttggagagaaagatcatTAATGGCCTGCTATTAAGCTCTAATCTTATccctactgaatacctttgggataaattaaaacactgactgcaccccaggtctcctcacctacaccagtacctgactttcataATACTCTTTTGGCTGATTAACACGCTTCTTAAAGtggcacactccaaaatctagtggaacatcttctcaggcagtattttatatatatatatatatatatatatatatatatatatatatatatatatatatatatatatattataactttCAGTCTAACTGCAATGCTTTATCCaagaattaaaaaagtaaaaagataaTGAGCATTTTCCCTTGTGCTGAAATATCAAGCATCTCACATAATTAATACACAACATACATTGGAAAAGGGCCAGTATTAACACAAATTCACTGTGTTGAATGAAACATATCAAAACAGACTCATCAGGTAGTTTGAAATGTTGGCTGAACATGTTTGTATTGTCTTTAgagtaaaaacaatttaaacatgCATCACTGGTCATgttttgtacatgtactgtgTGCACACATATTTATTAACACCTACAATAATTAAGCATAGATAATGGCAGTTTTTTAAAGCTAACCAGTGCTACACAATTCATTACCATGACAACCCAGTAAATTaactaataaatacaaataatttatttgattaaactACTAACATAAACTTTAAGCAATTTGTTTATGCTAATGCCATTAGATGTCCTTTTTCGTTTTTATCACATGTAAAAGAAGACTGTGTCAAGAATGtgtcaagaagaagaagaaaacaacaaagataaaatgtatattaaaattaacTAAACCCCAATCCATACacaaaataatatgtaaaaaaaaaaaaagtacttaaatgtattttatggtTTCAGGCAGTCTTCTAAATGCATGCGTATATAATCAGTTAATTATCTTGAAACAAGACACCTTAAACCAGAGAATGAATAGCCAAGTGCACCTCCTCCATTTAAATGTGACAGCAGCTGTTTCTCTTTTGACCCTTAAATACACCTCCATGAAATTTTATAAGGTACAAAAATAGAACACAAAATGGTAGGTGACTAAGTGAAAGACTGCCAGAGTCGTTTCCTTTCGGAACTAGTGCTGTTTTCTTATGCGCTAATTTCATAGCCAAGTACTAACAGCAGTAATCAACTCTGAACCCTGACTTCACCTGTACCTTGCACAGCACATCTGGTATGGACAACATAAAGATTGGCAGCtgttttaataatacattagtGTCTTGAGACATTAAGAATGTGGTGAACTAAGCATAGTTTTTGGGAATCTTGAAAATAATCTCATCAGGTTGTCTGGCCTGCTACTCAGGTAACTTCTACTGCCTTTTTCTCCAGCAGGTACTGCACTTCCTCAGTCAATCAGTCCTTGCACCTCTGTATACAGAACAACTGAACTGTTAATTAAAGTATGTGAACAGTGTGCTTGGTTGCCACAATGATCTGATATTTCAGACCTCCAAGAAATGAATTGCAGAGGGTTAAACCATTTCACAATTGATGTGAGGTTCTTGTAAATTGTTATTTGGCAGTTTtaactttgtttgtttttctttctatctttcctGATCTGGACCTGCTTTCTGTTTTTGCATTCTGGTCTATTTCTGGTACCAATGTGGTGCATGCTGAATCCTACATAATTTCCCCTATGCCCAGTCTTTTAGAAAGGCAGTTCAACAAAAAGCAATACTGTATATGGTTCAGGGCTTCCAAATGTAGCCCACTTTTCCATATTTTTAGCCCATGTTTAAACTAAGTAGATACAGTCATACAATGCCTTTTGAATCTGTGTCTGTAAACCAATGATTTGCCTGCTGTTTTTACCAGCCACTTGTATGACATTTGAGTCAATCTCAATTGTGTAAATAGACCCATAGCTTTCCCATGCACATGGCTATGGCTCTCATTAAATCGGAGTGCTGTCATAAGAACACATTGAATCTACCATGTGGGATTTATCTCCTTGAGGACCAACGGCAAGTGCTAACACCACTAGCTCTTGCCACAGAGATTTGCGACGCAATGTTTCCTACCATTAGAGAGGCCAACCGCCTCTGTACTAGTGACACTGATTTTAGCCATATGGTTAACAAATTAGTCATTGTACCAATATGAATGTTCTCATACAAAGTCACAGATTCCACCCACTATCTAATAAATATAAGAGTTCCTTTATTAAAATAGTGCAGTGAGTAAAGGTTCAGTTACTTGCTTGGGCACATATACAACGAAATGTGTCAGGCATTTGATCCAATGCATTAGTTGGAGGATAAAGTTGTAATTTTGCCAAGGTGGTCTCTATGCTGTGTGTCACGTTCTGGGGTTACACTTAATGTTCCCCTTTTAGTGCTCTGTTGGTGGGCTATCAGCACTCTCCTGCAAGCTTAGAGAATAGGAGGCAGTCAGTGAAAGTGGAGTAGAATATGTCACTACATGTTAGACAGATGTCCTAAACACTACCAAGCTCTGTTCTTCACTATCAACTCTTTCTCTGTGTACCAACGTACAGTAGGAATATTGCTAGTACTCTCGACTACACAAGGCTGAGCCGGCTGAACCCTCTGTTATCAGCTGCTCATTCTTTGAATTGCATCACAGAAGAGCttgcctttttctttccttgtggACCTTGTAGTCACATTGGTTGCCTGCATCACAGAGAAAAGGGGACAAAAGGACTAAATTAATTTACCATTAAAACTTCACTGTTTTCCTTCATTTGTAAAGTGCATTTGTATGAAAATGGATACAAATGTCAAAGTTTAACCCCTCTGCTGTGTTTGGATTGTATCTATTAGAATTTGtactaaatattaaaacatcGCAAATTTTCCAATTTGTATACTATTTTATAAATCTTATTTATATAGAAGACATTGCTATACAGTACATTGAGCTTAGCATAATAAGGGAAAATAAAACTGTGTTAACCAGGGGGCCCTTCACATACCTGTGGTCACACATGTGAACACTTGATAAGAAACATGTGTACACCTACTGATTCATGACAGTATTTCATGAGCTGCACGTGTCACACCAGTACggtgcataaaatcatgcaaatacagGTAAAGCAACTTCAGGCAAAGCTCACATCAACCATCAGAGAGGGGAAAGAATTTGATTTCAGTCTTTTTCACCATGGCAGGATTGTTGGTGCTAGACAggctggtttgggaactgctgATCTTCTGGAATTTTCAAGCACAATAGTACAGAAATGGCAGAGGCAGTGAGGCAGAAATGTGCACAGGCTCAAAACTGGACAACCTTCTGACCATGCACACAGATGGAAGATTTAGAATTCAGTACCAACAGCAGAAATCCAtagactttatatatatatatatatatttaactatTCTAAACATAAGTATACTTTAATATATTAACACCATTTACAGGATTCGTGATTTTTCTCATAGGACTATTCAACATTGATACACTCCTAGAGAGCAGTTTAAAGAGTCAGTCTTGTGCTTATATTAGGCATCTCTGTTTTTCGATGTAGATCTATCAAATgcagaaatgtaaatgcaggGATTCTAAATTATTCAGGCTGTTCTTTGTGCTTGACATTTAactgcaaaataaatttgatttattcaacCAACTGCAAAAAAGctctgaaaaaaatctaatttaggattgaatacatttttgctTGATTGCCACTTGATTTACTAGTATTAAATGCATTTGAAATAACTTTGAAATAATTGTTAATTTTGTTAATTCTGCTGAGTAATTGCAATGAACAAAAATTTTTTATCATAACCCTTAATCTGTGATTATTCGcagttaatatatttattttattattttttttttattattattaaacagtaAGGCCAAACACAAGAATGTCTTTTATGTAAGTGacacaaaagaataaacaagaggctgcaatgacaataaatacTGCATTTTGTATAAACTTTAACAGGAGTCCATTCCAGACATCATGATTTTCATCATGAGTTTGCTAAACAGAGCTTACAAGTGTGAACGGAGTATGTATAAATGACCTGTATGTCTTCCACTAATATCTTGCTGGCAATAAGAATTGCACCTCGGCCCTTTAAtggaaattaaaatgtgtttcatATTATAGTTATTGTGAATCATAAATTGCATATTACAGGGCTATATTCCTGTAAgctggaaatttttttttactcacctTCTTACGTCAAAATATCACTCATGAGGTCTACCAATTTGCTAGCAAGATTTGCCAAAGCAATCACCTGCTATATTATCATCCTCAATTTAATTACCTTCTCAAAGAGTTGATGAACTTAGCAAACATAAGTATAGCATCAATTTACAGGAAAGTTGATTCTGATTCTACTGGGTAGATGAACAAAAAGGCTATTGTATCTAGCTTTAGTGTCAGACAAGAAAGAGGAGTCATTGTGCTTTAGAAAGGATCCTGTTTCATGTACCGGAACTGTAATGGAGCCATCATCTGAAGCATAGCACATATTCAGCCCATAACTTTCAGTTCAGTATACATTGGTTATCTGACTACAAAGTTACAGTTCATGTTGCATTTGTTGCAAAATGTGAAGTTGCTTTAGGTTAAAATTATGAACCATATCTGGGACACTTTAAGATGGATTTTGGTATTTCTTTTAATCACATGAAAATACATGCTTCTATCCCTGAAAATATAGGATACAGAAATAATGAGAGCACAAAAGTTCTCACCTTTTTGGACATGGATTATGTTTTAGGCACTTGGAATTGCTACAAACATTgccttcttaaaaaaaatgcctttGGTCCTTTAACAGAAGGAAGCAGATTGATTGAACCACAGCCAggctaaagtaaaaaaaaaagttttgaacaTTATCTCAAAAACGCAGCTTTTGTTTTATAGGCTAACAAAAAGTGCTGCAAGACATAATAATTGCTACATTTGAAAAAGACCAACTGTCCCATAATCCAGTCAGCAAAATGAATTGCAAGACAATATGCAAAAGGATTGGCTCATCTCAGACATACAGCAGTAAATTATCAGTCCACTTTACTATTTATACTGAAACATAATTTCAGGATGCCATTGCTTATAATCTCATTTtcattgagaagaaaaaaaaacaagaagggaATTTATTGTGCATCCATATCACTCCACCAGAGGTTGGGTGGGACAACTATCCCTTTCAAGGGCTTTTCTatggttttctctttttttcaagtTCTTTGGGTCATTTACAGGGCAGCCAAGTCTGGTAGGAGTTAGTGCAGGGGTGAACCAGTGGCTGCACATGAGCTATGTAGTAGTTACTGAAGTTTATATCCCGTACATAAGGAGCGGGCTGATAGTAGCACGTGGTGACCGTGGTTATAGCATTCTGTTCGGCCAGCACCCGCAGTGCCAACATGGAGATAAGGTTCAATGTCTGCCGTCTTTCGTGGCCCATCAGGCATACAGTACTCTCGTTAACCACATGGTAGAGTGTGGTGAGGCAGCTGTAGCGCTTGTGCTCCATGCCCACAAAGTGGTTCTGCAGGTAGGCTTCCAGCTTTCTTTGCTGCTCTCCAATGTCTGGGAAGTCAATAAAGAACCGGGAGCACATATAGCGCTGAAGTGATTTAATCTCAGTCTCTGACTTTGGCTGGAAGCCCCGCACCAGGAGGTGGCAGTACTTCAAAAGGCCACCACCCCGGATCTCCTCTGGGCTGCGTGTAGCAATGATTTTATGATGAAGGTGACCTAGAGCTTCCTGGAAGTCTCCATACATGCTTTCCCCCAACACCGTGGGGTGGAAGCTCTCGGACATAGGCGTCTTGGAGCAGCGGTCAAAGAGCAGCAAGGAGTCCAGTCCAATCTGGAATGAGTCAACACTGAACTCAAACTGCCGCCTCAGCGAATCCACAAACTTGAGCTCCACGTTCTTCCCTGAGTTGTTGGACAGAGATATGAGACTCCAGCGGTCTGAGTCATTGCACACCTTCACCAATTTTTGCACATAGGCCTCCTTCAAAGTGAGTGCATTGATGCGCTCTTTGCTGACGCCCTTTGGCAAGAAGTCAAGCAGGCAGTCCAGAACCACATCTTTAACCAGATTGAATGCCTGGTCATCACACAGTGATATGCCAAAGATCAGGTCTAAATCCTTGTAGCCTAGTCCTGTGTCCTGATGCAGAATGTGACTGGCAGCAGAGCCGTTCAGTTTTACATCCCGCACAGTGATGCCTCGCTCCTCCAGCCGAGTTCGTACAACCTAGAAAGACAAAGACAACATTTAATATTCAGTGAATTtagcttttaattatttgtccatatattttTAACTTTGCCTGCAACTCTTGCTGATTGTGAGTTGTTGAATACCTTTGTAAAATGAAACGGAAATGCAAATACCCCCCACAGATTTAGATCATTATTTAAGTTTATCTTTGGTAAGAAAGCGAACATTT belongs to Silurus meridionalis isolate SWU-2019-XX chromosome 4, ASM1480568v1, whole genome shotgun sequence and includes:
- the tent5ba gene encoding terminal nucleotidyltransferase 5ba, translated to MSVGDTLEDSRRFCVLSWEQVQRLDSILGESVPIHGRGNFPTLSVRPRQIVQVVRTRLEERGITVRDVKLNGSAASHILHQDTGLGYKDLDLIFGISLCDDQAFNLVKDVVLDCLLDFLPKGVSKERINALTLKEAYVQKLVKVCNDSDRWSLISLSNNSGKNVELKFVDSLRRQFEFSVDSFQIGLDSLLLFDRCSKTPMSESFHPTVLGESMYGDFQEALGHLHHKIIATRSPEEIRGGGLLKYCHLLVRGFQPKSETEIKSLQRYMCSRFFIDFPDIGEQQRKLEAYLQNHFVGMEHKRYSCLTTLYHVVNESTVCLMGHERRQTLNLISMLALRVLAEQNAITTVTTCYYQPAPYVRDINFSNYYIAHVQPLVHPCTNSYQTWLPCK